One genomic segment of Candidatus Marsarchaeota archaeon includes these proteins:
- a CDS encoding ATPase codes for MAADPEFAIAAAIAIAGGLIGTGMAQQGIGAAGMGIIAERPEKFGQVLFFFVIPETLWIIGFVLGLILLLQIL; via the coding sequence ATGGCAGCAGATCCGGAATTTGCAATCGCGGCTGCAATCGCGATAGCTGGAGGACTAATAGGCACTGGAATGGCGCAGCAGGGAATAGGCGCAGCAGGCATGGGAATAATAGCGGAGAGGCCTGAGAAGTTCGGCCAGGTGCTGTTCTTCTTCGTTATACCCGAAACCCTTTGGATAATCGGCTTCGTGCTCGGCCTGATATTGCTCCTGCAGATA
- a CDS encoding RtcB family protein: MGFELKKVSDFVHEIAIDPSRNMKVPVRIYANENIINSIGKDRTLMQAVNAASLPGIVSSMLVMPDGHEGYSFPIGGVAAFDAQNGIISPGAIGFDINCGVRLIKTDLKESDVRPRLPQLMDRLFANVPSGVGSKISLGFTRGDLEKVAIEGVPYIISKGFGFSDDVDRTEENGSMKGADPDKVSDLAKKRGVSQLGTLGAGNHFLEVQKVEHVLDENIAKAFALEKDQIVIMLHSGSRGYGHQVCSDYLRTFEEYRAKEHIALPDPELLYAYTGSKEADNYLAAMRSAVNFAFVNRQIMTHLVRKSFTEVFGKSADALGMELVYDVAHNIAKLEEHVVDGKRMKLYVHRKGATRAFGPGNEAVPKIYRAVGQPVIIPGSMGTASYVLAGRQEAMEESFGSSCHGSGRLMSRHQAIRDIPASKTMSDLQSKHVEFRVRSRKLISEEAAWAYKNVDDVVASVAGAKISNIVARLVPLGVAKG, encoded by the coding sequence ATGGGATTCGAACTCAAAAAGGTAAGCGACTTCGTTCATGAGATAGCGATAGACCCATCGCGCAACATGAAAGTGCCTGTGCGCATCTATGCCAACGAGAACATAATAAATTCTATCGGCAAGGACAGGACGCTCATGCAGGCGGTCAACGCAGCATCGCTTCCCGGGATCGTAAGCTCTATGCTTGTAATGCCGGATGGCCACGAAGGATATTCTTTTCCGATAGGTGGTGTTGCAGCATTCGATGCTCAAAATGGCATAATATCGCCTGGGGCTATTGGTTTCGACATCAATTGCGGTGTCAGACTGATAAAGACAGACCTGAAGGAGAGCGACGTGCGCCCAAGGCTCCCGCAGCTCATGGACAGGCTGTTCGCAAACGTGCCAAGCGGCGTAGGCAGCAAGATAAGCCTGGGCTTCACGAGGGGCGACCTTGAGAAGGTAGCAATAGAAGGCGTGCCCTACATAATCTCGAAGGGCTTCGGCTTCAGCGACGACGTCGACCGCACCGAGGAGAACGGCTCTATGAAGGGCGCAGATCCGGACAAGGTGAGCGACCTGGCCAAGAAGCGCGGCGTCTCGCAGCTCGGCACTCTTGGCGCGGGCAACCATTTCCTAGAAGTGCAGAAGGTGGAGCACGTGCTTGACGAAAACATCGCCAAGGCGTTCGCCCTGGAAAAGGATCAAATAGTGATAATGCTCCATAGCGGCTCACGCGGCTACGGCCACCAGGTATGCAGCGACTACCTGCGCACATTCGAGGAATACAGGGCAAAGGAGCACATAGCCCTGCCTGACCCTGAGCTGCTCTACGCATACACGGGCTCGAAGGAAGCCGACAACTACCTTGCCGCTATGCGCTCTGCAGTGAACTTCGCGTTCGTAAACAGGCAGATCATGACGCACCTGGTAAGGAAGAGCTTCACCGAGGTGTTTGGAAAGAGCGCAGACGCGCTCGGCATGGAGCTCGTATATGATGTTGCGCACAACATCGCAAAGCTGGAGGAGCACGTCGTTGACGGGAAGCGCATGAAGCTGTATGTGCACAGGAAGGGCGCCACCAGGGCATTCGGCCCTGGCAACGAGGCCGTGCCGAAGATATACCGCGCAGTCGGCCAGCCTGTTATAATACCGGGCAGCATGGGCACTGCGAGCTATGTGCTGGCCGGCAGGCAGGAAGCAATGGAGGAGAGCTTCGGCTCATCGTGCCACGGCTCTGGAAGACTCATGTCAAGGCACCAGGCGATACGCGACATACCTGCATCTAAGACTATGAGCGACCTGCAGAGCAAGCACGTCGAGTTCAGGGTCAGGAGCAGGAAGCTCATCAGCGAGGAAGCTGCATGGGCCTACAAGAACGTTGATGACGTTGTGGCTAGCGTAGCTGGCGCCAAGATATCAAACATAGTTGCCAGGCTCGTGCCGCTCGGCGTCGCGAAGGGCTAG
- a CDS encoding NADPH-dependent F420 reductase — translation MRIAIIGTGHVGTSIGTALLEKKHEVIYGSRNPRSANVPSGAKVVDQAEAAKSADIVVMAIPYSALSDTVNGIGADAFSGKTVIDVSNVYTKNMEWAFGFSTSGAEELAKLVPDANVVKAFNTIFAKHMRVGALKGEKLTLFMAGDSKEAKARVKELGESIGFDVVDAGKLRNARYLEALGMMNIDLGFNQKLGEDIGFRLVR, via the coding sequence ATGAGGATCGCTATAATAGGCACCGGGCACGTTGGGACAAGCATCGGCACTGCGCTTCTCGAGAAGAAGCATGAGGTCATCTACGGCTCCAGGAACCCGCGTTCCGCTAATGTTCCGAGCGGCGCGAAGGTCGTCGATCAGGCAGAGGCCGCGAAGAGCGCAGACATAGTCGTAATGGCAATACCCTATTCTGCGCTTTCCGATACCGTAAATGGCATTGGCGCCGACGCATTCTCTGGCAAGACCGTCATAGATGTCAGCAACGTCTATACCAAGAACATGGAGTGGGCATTCGGATTCAGCACCTCCGGCGCGGAGGAGCTCGCGAAGCTTGTGCCCGATGCAAACGTAGTGAAGGCCTTCAACACCATATTCGCGAAGCACATGAGGGTCGGCGCTCTGAAGGGTGAGAAGCTGACGCTCTTCATGGCGGGCGACAGCAAAGAAGCAAAGGCTCGCGTCAAGGAGCTTGGGGAGAGCATAGGCTTCGATGTGGTAGATGCCGGCAAGCTCAGGAATGCAAGGTACCTTGAGGCACTCGGCATGATGAACATAGACTTAGGCTTCAATCAGAAGCTGGGCGAGGACATAGGCTTCAGGCTGGTAAGGTAA